One Lysobacter enzymogenes DNA segment encodes these proteins:
- the acs gene encoding acetate--CoA ligase, producing MSNPASVHPVDPAFAANSRYTREEYERQYAESVRDPDAFWGRVAERLDWFKPPTKIKNVSYDLGDFRIKWYEDGELNVSVNCLDRHLAARGDKTALLFERDDPNQPAERITYRDLHARVCRLANALRNLGVGKGDRVTIYLPMIPEAVVAMLACARIGAIHTVVFGGFAPNSIADRIADSASKLVITSDEGLRGGKKIALKANVDAALKLPGTNSVETVIVVRHTGAAVDMQMPRDRWYDAVVEGQPDECEPERMNAEDPLFILYTSGSTGKPKGVLHTSAGYLVYAAFTHEAVFDLREDDVYWCTADVGWVTGHSYIVYGPLANGATALVFEGVPNYPDVSRFWNVIDKHQVTIFYTAPTAIRALMRDGEEPVKKTSRQSLRLLGTVGEPINPEAWRWYYDVVGDGRCPIVDTWWQTETGGILITPLAGAIDLKPGSASKPFFGVQPALVDANGQVLDGEAEGNLVLTASWPGQMRTVYGDHQRFIETYFKTYPGNYFTGDGCRRDADGYYWITGRVDDVINVSGHRIGTAEVESALVLHPKVAEAAVVGFPHELKGQGIYAYVTLIAGEAPSEELRKELVAWVRKEIGPIATPDHLQWAPGLPKTRSGKIMRRILRKIAENAPDQLGDTSTLADPSVVESLVNERLGK from the coding sequence ATGAGCAACCCCGCCAGCGTCCATCCCGTCGATCCGGCCTTCGCCGCGAACTCGCGCTACACGCGCGAGGAGTACGAGCGCCAGTACGCCGAGTCGGTGCGCGACCCGGACGCGTTCTGGGGCCGCGTCGCCGAGCGCCTGGACTGGTTCAAGCCGCCGACCAAGATCAAGAACGTCAGCTACGACCTCGGCGATTTCCGCATCAAGTGGTACGAGGACGGCGAACTCAACGTCAGCGTCAACTGCCTCGACCGCCACCTCGCCGCGCGCGGCGACAAGACCGCGCTGTTGTTCGAGCGCGACGATCCGAACCAGCCGGCCGAGCGCATCACCTATCGCGACCTGCACGCGCGCGTGTGCCGCCTGGCCAATGCGCTGCGCAACCTCGGCGTCGGCAAGGGCGACCGCGTCACCATCTACCTGCCGATGATTCCCGAGGCGGTGGTGGCGATGCTGGCCTGCGCGCGCATCGGCGCGATCCACACCGTGGTGTTCGGCGGCTTCGCCCCGAACTCCATCGCCGACCGCATCGCCGACAGCGCCAGCAAGTTGGTGATCACCTCCGACGAAGGCCTGCGCGGCGGCAAGAAGATCGCGCTCAAGGCCAACGTCGACGCCGCGCTGAAGCTGCCGGGCACCAACTCGGTCGAAACCGTGATCGTGGTGCGCCACACCGGCGCCGCGGTCGACATGCAGATGCCGCGCGACCGCTGGTACGACGCGGTGGTCGAAGGCCAGCCGGACGAGTGCGAGCCCGAGCGCATGAACGCCGAAGACCCGTTGTTCATCCTCTACACCTCCGGCAGCACCGGCAAGCCCAAGGGCGTGCTGCACACCAGCGCCGGCTATCTGGTCTATGCCGCCTTCACTCACGAAGCGGTGTTCGACCTGCGCGAGGACGACGTCTACTGGTGCACCGCCGACGTCGGCTGGGTCACCGGCCACAGCTACATCGTCTACGGCCCGCTCGCCAACGGCGCCACCGCGCTGGTGTTCGAGGGCGTGCCGAACTATCCCGACGTGTCGCGCTTCTGGAACGTCATCGACAAACACCAGGTCACGATCTTCTACACCGCGCCGACCGCGATCCGCGCGCTGATGCGCGACGGCGAGGAGCCGGTCAAGAAGACTTCGCGGCAATCGCTGCGCCTGCTCGGCACGGTCGGCGAGCCGATCAATCCCGAAGCCTGGCGCTGGTACTACGATGTGGTCGGCGATGGCCGTTGTCCGATCGTCGACACGTGGTGGCAGACCGAGACCGGCGGCATCCTGATCACCCCGCTGGCCGGCGCCATCGACCTCAAGCCCGGTTCGGCGAGCAAGCCGTTCTTCGGCGTGCAGCCGGCGCTGGTCGACGCCAACGGCCAGGTGCTGGACGGCGAGGCCGAGGGCAACCTGGTGCTGACCGCGTCGTGGCCGGGGCAGATGCGCACGGTCTACGGCGACCACCAGCGCTTCATCGAGACCTACTTCAAGACCTATCCGGGCAACTACTTCACCGGCGACGGCTGCCGCCGCGACGCCGACGGCTATTACTGGATCACCGGCCGCGTCGACGACGTCATCAACGTCAGCGGCCATCGCATCGGCACCGCCGAGGTCGAGAGCGCGCTGGTGCTGCACCCGAAGGTGGCCGAAGCGGCCGTGGTCGGCTTCCCGCACGAGCTCAAGGGCCAGGGCATCTACGCCTACGTGACCCTGATCGCCGGCGAGGCGCCGAGCGAGGAACTGCGCAAGGAACTGGTCGCGTGGGTGCGCAAGGAGATCGGCCCGATCGCCACGCCCGACCACCTGCAATGGGCGCCGGGCCTGCCGAAGACCCGCTCGGGCAAGATCATGCGCCGGATCCTGCGCAAGATCGCCGAGAATGCGCCGGATCAGCTGGGCGACACCTCGACCCTGGCCGATCCGTCGGTGGTGGAAAGCCTGGTCAACGAGCGGCTCGGCAAGTAA
- a CDS encoding DesA family fatty acid desaturase, with protein MPASLIDFLAGGLVQARFWELAVYFLVVTQLTILSVTLYLHRSMAHRSVDFHPVLAHFFRFWTWLTTSMITKEWAAIHRKHHAKCETEEDPHSPQFKGIDTVMWRGVELYREARTEREDIEKYGKGCPDDWIERKLYTPWATMGPVVLLFASFALFGFAGVAIWALQMVWIPFWAAGVVNGLGHWWGYRNFETTDTATNLTPWGFWIGGEELHNNHHAFPSSAKFALRKWEFDIGWTAIRGLAALRLAKVLRVAPTLDVRPNIAMPDGETLKALLAIRFQAMTDFYRNVTLPTLREDAGDRVRALPRRLRKGLADGGRWLDDGARARLQTWVAERPRMAQLADFRQRLAQVLDDRSHDAQATLQRLHAWCVEAEASGIHTLQAFSERLKGYALAPVRH; from the coding sequence ATGCCCGCGTCCCTGATCGATTTCCTCGCCGGCGGCCTGGTCCAGGCCCGCTTCTGGGAATTGGCCGTGTATTTCCTGGTGGTGACCCAGCTCACCATCTTGTCGGTCACCTTGTACCTGCACCGCTCGATGGCGCACCGCTCGGTCGACTTCCACCCGGTGCTGGCGCACTTCTTCCGCTTCTGGACCTGGCTGACCACCTCGATGATCACCAAGGAGTGGGCGGCGATCCATCGCAAGCACCACGCCAAGTGCGAGACCGAGGAAGACCCGCACAGCCCGCAGTTCAAGGGCATCGACACGGTGATGTGGCGCGGCGTGGAGCTCTACCGCGAGGCCCGCACCGAGCGCGAGGACATCGAGAAGTACGGCAAGGGCTGCCCGGACGACTGGATCGAACGCAAGCTCTACACCCCGTGGGCGACGATGGGCCCGGTAGTGCTGCTGTTCGCCAGCTTCGCCCTGTTCGGTTTCGCCGGCGTGGCGATCTGGGCGCTGCAGATGGTGTGGATCCCGTTCTGGGCCGCCGGCGTGGTCAACGGCCTGGGCCACTGGTGGGGCTACCGCAATTTCGAAACCACCGACACCGCGACCAACCTGACCCCGTGGGGCTTCTGGATCGGCGGCGAGGAACTGCACAACAACCACCACGCGTTCCCGAGCTCGGCCAAGTTCGCCCTGCGCAAGTGGGAGTTCGACATCGGCTGGACCGCGATCCGCGGCCTCGCCGCGCTGCGCCTGGCCAAGGTGCTGCGGGTCGCGCCGACCCTGGACGTGCGTCCGAACATCGCCATGCCCGACGGCGAGACGCTCAAGGCGCTGCTGGCGATCCGCTTCCAGGCCATGACCGACTTCTACCGCAACGTCACCCTGCCGACCCTGCGCGAGGACGCCGGCGACCGCGTGCGCGCGTTGCCGCGGCGGCTGCGCAAGGGCCTGGCCGACGGCGGCCGCTGGCTCGACGACGGCGCCCGCGCGCGCCTGCAGACCTGGGTGGCCGAGCGTCCGCGCATGGCCCAGCTGGCCGATTTCCGCCAGCGCCTGGCGCAGGTGCTGGACGACCGCTCGCACGACGCCCAGGCCACCCTGCAGCGTCTGCACGCCTGGTGCGTGGAAGCCGAGGCCAGCGGCATCCACACCCTGCAGGCGTTCTCCGAACGGCTCAAGGGCTACGCGCTGGCGCCGGTGCGGCACTGA
- a CDS encoding uracil-DNA glycosylase family protein, with protein MQPLPTLLRDIRACTLCAAHLPHGVRPVLQASATSRLLIAGQAPGRKVHESGIPFDDASGERLRDWLGLDRATFYDAARVAIVPMGFCYPGKGKSGDLPPRPECAPAWQAKLSPHLRELRLTLAIGQYAQAWHLPDAASLTEAVMAWRERWPRLLALPHPSPRNNLWLKRNPLFERELVPALRERVAQALAE; from the coding sequence ATGCAGCCCCTCCCCACCCTGCTGCGCGACATCCGCGCCTGCACCCTGTGCGCCGCGCATCTGCCGCACGGCGTGCGGCCGGTGCTGCAGGCCAGCGCCACCTCGCGGCTGTTGATCGCGGGGCAAGCGCCGGGACGCAAGGTGCACGAATCCGGGATTCCGTTCGACGACGCCAGCGGCGAGCGCTTGCGCGATTGGCTGGGGCTGGATCGCGCCACCTTCTACGACGCCGCGCGCGTGGCGATCGTGCCGATGGGGTTCTGCTATCCCGGCAAGGGCAAGTCCGGCGACCTGCCGCCGCGGCCCGAATGCGCGCCGGCGTGGCAGGCGAAGCTGTCGCCGCATCTGCGCGAGCTGCGGCTGACCCTGGCCATCGGCCAGTACGCGCAAGCCTGGCACCTGCCGGATGCCGCTTCGTTGACCGAAGCGGTCATGGCCTGGCGCGAGCGTTGGCCGCGCCTGCTCGCGCTGCCGCACCCGAGCCCGCGCAACAACCTGTGGCTCAAGCGCAACCCGTTGTTCGAGCGCGAACTGGTGCCGGCGCTGCGCGAACGCGTCGCTCAGGCGCTGGCCGAATGA
- the mutM gene encoding bifunctional DNA-formamidopyrimidine glycosylase/DNA-(apurinic or apyrimidinic site) lyase, producing MPELPEVETTRRGLAPHLEGRHVVTAILRRPDLRWPIPAAIEETLPGQRIDAVRRRAKYLLVDTAAGSALLHLGMSGSLRVLPADTPVRDHDHVDLLLDDDRVLRFNDPRRFGCLLWQAPGETHELLRGLGPEPLSDDFDGDYLFALSRGRKAPVKTFLMDQKVVVGVGNIYAAEALFAAGVSPLRAAGKVSRERYAELAGAIKAILGYAIQRGGTTLRDFISPDGAPGYFEQELAAYGRGGEPCPRCGRPLKQASIGQRTTVWCGHCQR from the coding sequence ATGCCTGAATTGCCTGAAGTCGAAACCACCCGCCGCGGCCTCGCGCCGCACCTGGAAGGCCGTCACGTCGTCACCGCGATCCTGCGCCGGCCCGACCTGCGCTGGCCGATCCCGGCGGCGATCGAGGAGACCCTGCCCGGCCAGCGCATCGACGCGGTGCGCCGGCGCGCCAAGTACCTGTTGGTCGACACCGCCGCCGGCAGCGCCCTGCTGCACCTGGGCATGTCCGGCAGCCTGCGCGTGCTGCCGGCCGACACCCCGGTGCGCGACCACGACCACGTCGACCTGCTGCTCGACGACGACCGCGTGCTGCGCTTCAACGACCCGCGCCGGTTCGGCTGCCTGCTGTGGCAGGCGCCCGGCGAAACCCATGAATTGCTGCGCGGCCTCGGCCCGGAACCGCTGTCGGACGACTTCGACGGCGACTACCTGTTCGCGCTCAGCCGCGGGCGCAAGGCGCCGGTGAAAACGTTTTTGATGGATCAGAAAGTCGTGGTCGGCGTCGGCAACATCTACGCCGCCGAAGCGCTGTTCGCCGCCGGCGTGTCGCCGCTGCGCGCGGCCGGCAAGGTCTCGCGCGAGCGCTATGCCGAGCTGGCCGGGGCGATCAAGGCGATCCTGGGCTACGCGATCCAGCGCGGCGGCACCACCTTGCGCGACTTCATCAGCCCCGACGGCGCGCCGGGCTATTTCGAGCAGGAACTGGCCGCCTACGGCCGCGGCGGCGAACCCTGCCCGCGCTGCGGGCGGCCGCTGAAGCAGGCCAGCATCGGCCAGCGCACCACGGTGTGGTGCGGCCACTGCCAACGCTGA
- a CDS encoding CHAD domain-containing protein: MPQAEVEAVAEGVESAVPPGTPRARRRASRGAAAEEAGAEDAPVRRAGARTPAGSGHGATSRTSDRRPDLRSHTDAAKAARPPGQRLRAHATREIDQALDALGWGGNRIHAGVHLARKNLRRARATLALGADGLGPGAALVDRELRDLNRDLSQLRDAHALVETLDRLLRGELAPDARRLLARARRAAAAARAAAARRAREDDPGLGRRRALLQVLRAALLAMPWAQLQPEHWRAAVAASLRRVARAGERARASGGDEDWHDWRRRARRLSQQQRALKSAGLGADAPTFDKRQIERLGEAQDLNLLLDHCGKGSPFAKAERGALKAFARGELAGARERIQAGSEGRSPE; encoded by the coding sequence ATGCCGCAGGCCGAAGTCGAGGCAGTCGCCGAGGGAGTCGAATCCGCCGTGCCGCCCGGGACGCCACGAGCGCGGCGCCGGGCTTCGCGCGGCGCGGCGGCCGAAGAGGCCGGGGCGGAAGACGCGCCGGTGCGGCGGGCCGGGGCGCGGACGCCGGCCGGATCCGGGCATGGCGCCACGTCGCGCACTTCCGACCGGCGGCCCGACCTGCGTTCCCACACCGACGCGGCCAAGGCCGCGCGTCCGCCCGGCCAGCGCCTGCGCGCCCATGCCACGCGCGAGATCGACCAAGCCCTCGACGCGCTCGGTTGGGGCGGCAACCGCATCCACGCCGGCGTGCATCTGGCGCGCAAGAACCTGCGCCGCGCCCGCGCCACCCTGGCGTTGGGTGCGGACGGGCTGGGGCCCGGCGCGGCTCTGGTCGACCGCGAACTGCGCGACCTCAACCGCGACCTGTCGCAGCTGCGCGATGCGCACGCGCTAGTCGAGACCCTCGACCGCCTGCTGCGCGGCGAACTCGCGCCCGACGCGCGCCGCCTGCTGGCGCGCGCGCGTCGCGCCGCCGCCGCCGCGCGCGCCGCCGCGGCGCGCCGCGCGCGCGAGGACGATCCCGGCCTGGGCCGTCGCCGCGCGCTGCTGCAGGTGCTGCGCGCCGCGTTGCTGGCGATGCCGTGGGCGCAGCTGCAGCCCGAGCATTGGCGCGCCGCCGTCGCCGCGAGCCTGCGGCGGGTGGCGCGCGCCGGCGAGCGCGCCCGCGCCAGCGGCGGCGACGAGGACTGGCACGACTGGCGCCGGCGCGCGCGGCGGCTGTCGCAGCAACAGCGCGCGCTCAAGAGCGCCGGGCTCGGCGCGGACGCGCCGACGTTCGACAAGCGCCAGATCGAGCGGCTCGGCGAGGCGCAGGACCTGAACCTGCTGCTGGACCATTGCGGCAAGGGCTCGCCGTTCGCCAAGGCCGAGCGCGGCGCGCTCAAGGCGTTCGCGCGCGGCGAACTGGCGGGTGCGCGCGAACGCATTCAAGCGGGGAGCGAGGGACGTTCTCCGGAGTGA
- a CDS encoding kanamycin nucleotidyltransferase C-terminal domain-containing protein, with amino-acid sequence MDYALPQGELDTLFAGPQSVGSEQRRDLVALILERLRQRFGERLLAVALYGSTARDSDGPYSDLELWAVLDDAAFGADFDESLEWVHGRGKAEVNLMSRSAVEAFAREVDEAWPISHGQFVHARALWIAPDHGALFETLRSLAAHPDDAAVERAMAEIVVGELYELVGKLRNRYARKPLALLAGEFAVHLACLVGLAERHVYACAGTMFDEAADLPGPDGAVELYRLVARGELGDEAVLVAALERAWTGVEAWAHEVALVEALQRRCVAGER; translated from the coding sequence ATGGATTACGCACTGCCCCAGGGCGAACTCGACACCCTGTTCGCCGGACCGCAATCGGTCGGTTCCGAGCAACGCCGCGACCTTGTCGCCCTCATCCTCGAACGCCTGCGCCAGCGCTTCGGCGAACGCCTGCTCGCGGTCGCGCTGTACGGCTCCACCGCGCGCGACAGCGACGGGCCGTATTCGGACCTGGAGCTGTGGGCGGTGCTCGACGACGCCGCGTTCGGCGCCGACTTCGACGAGTCGCTGGAGTGGGTGCACGGCCGCGGCAAGGCCGAGGTCAACCTGATGTCGCGCAGCGCGGTGGAAGCGTTCGCGCGCGAAGTCGACGAGGCCTGGCCGATCAGCCACGGCCAGTTCGTGCACGCGCGCGCGCTGTGGATCGCGCCGGACCACGGCGCGCTGTTCGAGACCTTGCGCTCGTTGGCCGCGCATCCCGACGACGCGGCGGTGGAACGGGCCATGGCCGAGATCGTGGTCGGCGAGCTGTACGAATTGGTCGGCAAGCTGCGCAACCGCTACGCGCGCAAGCCGCTGGCGCTCCTGGCCGGCGAATTCGCCGTGCACCTGGCCTGCCTGGTCGGCCTGGCCGAGCGCCACGTCTACGCCTGCGCCGGCACGATGTTCGACGAAGCCGCCGACCTGCCGGGACCGGACGGCGCGGTGGAGCTGTACCGGCTGGTCGCGCGCGGCGAACTCGGCGATGAAGCGGTGCTGGTCGCGGCGCTGGAGCGGGCCTGGACCGGGGTCGAAGCCTGGGCGCACGAGGTCGCGCTGGTCGAAGCGCTGCAGCGGCGCTGTGTGGCGGGCGAGCGCTGA
- a CDS encoding MFS transporter gives MSSTTAGAHSAPLTKDHRKVIFASSLGTVFEWYDFYLYGSLAVIIGKQFFGGLNETSQFIFALLAFAAGFAVRPFGALVFGRLGDMIGRKYTFLVTIVLMGLSTFLVGILPSYATLGILAPIILIVLRLLQGLALGGEYGGAATYVAEHAPNGKRGLYTSFIQTTATIGLFLSLLVIWGCRNYLGKDAFEAWGWRIPFWVSVILLGVSVWIRMQLAESPLFQQMKAEGKTSKAPITESFFSKNGKIALLALLGATAGQAVVWYGGQFYSLFFLTKTLGMDPNQADIFIAIALALATGGFIFFGWLSDKIGRKVIVLGGCLIAVVTYFPVFKALTHNVNPALEAAVAASPVTVTADPARCAFQFDPVGKATFKQSCDVIKSALAKKGIPYQNAPGAAGSVATVSIGGTVLTSFEGEALDSAAFKSQSEAFGKQLTDALAAASYPAKADPAQMNKPMVIALLTFLVLLVTMVYGPIAAWLVELFPTRIRYTSMSLPYHIGNGWFGGFLPFTAFAIVAATGNIYSGLWYPVVVAAFTVVIGALFLPETKDRDITE, from the coding sequence ATGTCCAGCACCACCGCCGGCGCGCATTCGGCGCCGCTCACCAAGGACCACCGCAAGGTGATCTTCGCCTCCAGCCTCGGCACCGTGTTCGAGTGGTACGACTTCTATCTGTACGGCTCGCTCGCCGTGATCATCGGCAAGCAGTTCTTCGGCGGCCTCAACGAGACCAGCCAGTTCATCTTCGCCCTGCTCGCGTTCGCCGCCGGCTTCGCGGTGCGGCCGTTCGGCGCGCTGGTGTTCGGCCGCCTCGGCGACATGATCGGGCGCAAGTACACCTTCCTGGTCACCATCGTGCTGATGGGCCTGTCGACGTTCCTGGTCGGCATCCTGCCCAGTTACGCGACGCTGGGCATCCTCGCGCCGATCATCCTGATCGTGCTGCGCCTGCTGCAGGGCCTGGCCCTGGGCGGCGAGTACGGCGGCGCGGCGACCTACGTGGCCGAGCACGCGCCCAACGGCAAGCGCGGCCTGTACACCAGCTTCATCCAGACCACCGCGACCATCGGCCTGTTCCTGTCGCTGCTGGTGATCTGGGGCTGCCGCAATTACCTGGGCAAGGACGCGTTCGAAGCCTGGGGCTGGCGCATTCCGTTCTGGGTCTCGGTGATCCTGCTCGGCGTGTCGGTGTGGATCCGCATGCAGCTGGCCGAGTCGCCGCTGTTCCAGCAGATGAAGGCCGAAGGCAAGACCTCCAAGGCGCCGATCACCGAGAGCTTCTTCTCCAAGAACGGCAAGATCGCGTTGCTGGCCCTGCTCGGCGCGACCGCCGGCCAGGCGGTGGTGTGGTACGGCGGCCAGTTCTACTCGCTGTTCTTCCTGACCAAGACGCTCGGCATGGACCCCAACCAGGCCGACATCTTCATCGCCATCGCGCTGGCGCTGGCGACCGGCGGCTTCATCTTCTTCGGCTGGCTGTCGGACAAGATCGGACGCAAGGTGATCGTGCTCGGCGGCTGCCTGATCGCGGTGGTGACCTATTTCCCGGTGTTCAAGGCGCTCACCCACAACGTCAATCCGGCGCTGGAAGCCGCGGTCGCCGCCTCGCCGGTCACCGTCACCGCCGATCCGGCGCGCTGCGCGTTCCAGTTCGACCCGGTCGGCAAGGCCACGTTCAAGCAGTCCTGCGACGTGATCAAGTCGGCGCTGGCGAAGAAGGGCATTCCGTACCAGAACGCGCCCGGCGCGGCCGGCAGCGTCGCCACGGTCAGCATCGGCGGCACCGTCCTGACCAGCTTCGAGGGCGAAGCGCTCGACAGCGCCGCGTTCAAGAGCCAGTCCGAAGCCTTCGGCAAGCAGTTGACCGACGCGCTGGCCGCCGCCAGCTACCCGGCCAAGGCCGACCCGGCGCAGATGAACAAGCCGATGGTGATCGCGCTGCTGACCTTCCTGGTGCTGTTGGTGACGATGGTCTACGGCCCGATCGCGGCATGGTTGGTGGAACTGTTCCCGACCCGCATCCGCTACACCTCGATGTCGCTGCCGTACCACATCGGCAACGGCTGGTTCGGCGGCTTCCTGCCGTTCACCGCGTTCGCGATCGTCGCGGCCACCGGCAACATCTACAGCGGCCTGTGGTATCCGGTGGTGGTGGCGGCGTTCACGGTGGTGATCGGCGCGCTGTTCCTGCCGGAGACGAAGGATCGCGATATCACCGAGTGA
- a CDS encoding DcaP family trimeric outer membrane transporter, producing MLPGHVLAQTAKEQQLEARVAELERMVQQLVSQQQVQTQVTEVRAAQAAAPAIAATPAPAPAVKNPIQATTISPSANPGTRFSYGGFIKLDASVTSTDAGDIADGSVGRLFYVPKAIPVGAKATREGGSDTDMGANFSRFWFAADTDLDSGDKLKGYLEFDLFGGGSTAFTGNEVATNTYALTLRHAYVTWNKWLAGQTWSNFQDANALPDTVDFLGPTEGTVFVRQAQLRYTSGPWSFSVENPETVYTPFRGNMAQVAGDDGAVPDVTARYTAKGDWGHFSVGALARQLKYQSGRINDSTTGYGLSVSGKWNVGASDDLRYMVTAGSGIGRYVGLALNNDAVLDATGDLENIDLVAGFVGWRHVFSPKLRGNLFYSRAQYDNQTALTGLGITKSAQSAHVNLIYTPIPKLDIGAEYIWGQREIETGEKGELNRLQTHVKYSF from the coding sequence ATGCTGCCGGGCCACGTCCTGGCCCAGACCGCCAAGGAACAGCAACTCGAAGCGCGCGTGGCCGAACTGGAGCGCATGGTCCAGCAACTGGTCTCGCAGCAGCAAGTGCAGACCCAGGTCACCGAGGTCAGGGCCGCACAGGCCGCGGCGCCCGCGATCGCGGCGACGCCGGCGCCGGCGCCGGCGGTCAAGAATCCGATCCAGGCCACCACCATCAGTCCCTCGGCCAATCCGGGCACGCGTTTCAGCTACGGCGGCTTCATCAAGCTCGACGCGTCGGTGACCTCGACCGACGCCGGCGACATCGCCGACGGTTCGGTCGGCCGCCTGTTCTACGTGCCCAAGGCGATCCCGGTCGGCGCCAAGGCCACCCGCGAGGGCGGCAGCGACACCGACATGGGCGCGAACTTCTCGCGCTTCTGGTTCGCCGCCGACACCGACCTGGACAGCGGCGACAAGCTCAAGGGTTACCTGGAATTCGATCTGTTCGGCGGCGGCTCGACCGCGTTCACCGGCAACGAGGTCGCCACCAACACCTACGCGCTGACCCTGCGCCACGCTTACGTGACCTGGAACAAGTGGCTGGCCGGCCAGACCTGGTCGAACTTCCAGGACGCCAACGCGCTGCCGGACACGGTCGACTTCCTCGGCCCGACCGAGGGCACGGTGTTCGTGCGCCAGGCGCAGTTGCGTTACACCAGCGGGCCGTGGTCGTTCTCGGTCGAGAATCCGGAGACGGTGTACACGCCGTTCCGCGGCAACATGGCCCAGGTCGCCGGCGACGACGGCGCGGTGCCCGACGTGACCGCGCGCTACACCGCCAAGGGCGACTGGGGCCACTTCAGCGTCGGCGCGCTGGCGCGGCAGCTCAAGTACCAGTCCGGCCGGATCAACGACAGCACCACCGGCTACGGCCTGAGCGTGTCGGGCAAGTGGAACGTCGGCGCCAGCGACGACTTGCGCTACATGGTCACCGCCGGCAGCGGCATCGGCCGCTACGTCGGCCTGGCGCTCAACAACGACGCGGTGCTCGACGCCACCGGCGACCTGGAGAACATCGACCTGGTCGCCGGCTTCGTCGGCTGGCGCCACGTGTTCAGCCCGAAGCTGCGCGGCAACCTGTTCTATTCGCGGGCGCAGTACGACAACCAGACCGCGCTGACCGGATTGGGCATCACCAAGTCGGCGCAGTCCGCGCACGTCAACCTGATCTACACCCCGATCCCGAAGCTCGACATCGGCGCGGAGTACATCTGGGGCCAGCGCGAGATCGAGACCGGCGAGAAGGGCGAGCTCAATCGCTTGCAGACGCATGTGAAGTACAGCTTCTGA
- a CDS encoding trimeric intracellular cation channel family protein — MLLQIIYLIAISAEAMTGALAAGRRRMDLFGVVIIACVTALGGGSLRDIVLGHYPLGWVRHPEYLGYTVGAAFAATFLAKKLHYLRRTFLWLDALGLIAFTLIGCAVAREAGHQPAIVVVAGMLTGAFGGVLRDVLCNEIPLVFQRELYAVISLLTGMAYLGLLRLGVAENVAVLACLGGGFAVRLLAIRYEWEMPKFVYQ, encoded by the coding sequence GTGTTGCTGCAGATCATCTACCTCATCGCCATCAGCGCCGAAGCCATGACCGGCGCGCTCGCCGCCGGCCGCCGGCGCATGGACTTGTTCGGCGTGGTCATCATCGCCTGCGTCACCGCGCTCGGCGGCGGCTCGCTGCGCGACATCGTGCTCGGCCACTATCCGCTGGGCTGGGTGCGCCATCCCGAGTACCTGGGCTACACCGTCGGCGCCGCGTTCGCGGCGACGTTCCTGGCGAAGAAATTGCACTATTTACGCCGTACCTTCCTGTGGCTGGACGCGCTGGGCCTGATCGCGTTCACCCTGATCGGCTGCGCGGTCGCGCGCGAAGCCGGCCACCAGCCGGCGATCGTGGTCGTCGCCGGCATGCTCACCGGCGCGTTCGGCGGCGTGTTGCGCGACGTGCTGTGCAACGAGATTCCGCTGGTGTTCCAGCGCGAACTGTACGCGGTGATCTCGCTGCTGACCGGCATGGCGTATCTGGGGTTGCTGCGCCTGGGCGTGGCCGAGAACGTCGCGGTGCTGGCCTGCCTCGGCGGCGGCTTCGCGGTGCGCCTGCTGGCGATCCGCTACGAATGGGAAATGCCGAAGTTCGTCTACCAGTGA
- a CDS encoding ABC transporter ATP-binding protein → MSPVLELQGLHHRYDQHAVLHGIDLALAPGDFAALIGPNGSGKTTLLHCLAGLLRASAGRVLIGGHDLDRDPLAAKRALGFAVDPARLPPLLSGRECLRLFAGARGLDAIPEPTLALCATLSLQPMLDRRIGQYSLGTRQKLAIALGLLGEPPLLVLDEPLNGLDPLSAYALKRHLQELARERGVAVLLATHSLDVAERFITRAALLVEGRLRRQWGAGELDAIRADPARSLEQSMVQALAGD, encoded by the coding sequence ATGAGTCCAGTCCTGGAACTGCAAGGCCTGCACCACCGCTACGACCAGCACGCGGTGCTGCACGGCATCGACCTGGCCCTGGCGCCGGGCGATTTCGCCGCGCTGATCGGCCCCAACGGTTCGGGCAAGACCACCTTGCTGCACTGCCTGGCCGGCCTGTTGCGGGCGAGCGCGGGACGGGTGCTGATCGGCGGCCACGACCTCGACCGCGACCCGCTCGCGGCCAAGCGCGCGCTCGGCTTCGCGGTCGATCCGGCGCGGCTGCCGCCGCTGCTGAGCGGCCGCGAATGCCTGCGCCTGTTCGCCGGCGCGCGCGGCCTGGACGCGATACCCGAACCGACCCTGGCGCTGTGCGCGACGCTGTCGCTGCAGCCGATGCTCGACCGCCGCATCGGCCAGTACTCGCTGGGCACGCGGCAGAAACTGGCGATCGCGCTGGGCCTGCTCGGCGAACCGCCGCTGCTGGTGCTGGACGAACCGCTCAACGGCCTGGACCCGCTCAGCGCCTACGCGCTCAAGCGCCACCTGCAGGAGCTGGCGCGCGAACGCGGGGTGGCGGTGTTGCTGGCCACGCATTCGCTGGACGTGGCCGAGCGCTTCATCACCCGCGCCGCGCTGCTGGTCGAAGGACGCTTGCGGCGGCAGTGGGGCGCGGGCGAACTCGATGCGATCCGCGCCGACCCAGCGCGCTCGCTGGAGCAATCGATGGTGCAGGCGCTGGCGGGCGATTGA